A region from the Lolium perenne isolate Kyuss_39 chromosome 4, Kyuss_2.0, whole genome shotgun sequence genome encodes:
- the LOC127349417 gene encoding uncharacterized protein isoform X1 — translation MATARLRSASASSLRGALLRHCAAGPAAAPARTVSDFQVTKSATWRYFSTFKQNPLAKGDRFSPIPSLYGQARWASQATAIKETDPSGGKISIGPKSKQIKEDGDKDDELVYQGPISSTIKKVKLLSLSTCCLSVSLGPVITFMTSPDMNVILKGGVAATVIFLSATTTGALHWFVSPYIHKLRWRQGSDSFDAEIMSWLATPLKKTIKFADIRPAETNRPFVTFKANESFYFVDADHFQNKALLERLTPKHPHESAFKNL, via the exons ATGGCGACGGCGAGGCTGCGATCCGCGTCGGCGTCCTCTCTCCGCGGGGCGCTCCTCCGCCACTGCGCCGCGGGGCCCGCAGCCGCTCCCGCGCGCACCGTCTCAG ATTTTCAGGTTACTAAATCTGCAACGTGGAGGTATTTCTCAACGTTTAAGCAGAATCCTCTTGCAAAAGGCGACAGATTCAGTCCAATCCCTTCTCTGTACGGTCAGGCAAGATGGGCTTCTCAAGCCACTGCCATCAAAGAAACTGACCCCAGTGGCGGCAAGATAAGCATTGGGCCCAAATCCAAGCAGATCAAGGAGGACGGCGATAAAGATGACGAACTTGTTTATCAGGGACCGATATCATCAACCATCAAGAAAGTGAAGCTCCTGTCCCTATCCACCTGCTGCCTCTCCGTCTCCCTCGGCCCCGTGATAACCTTCATGACTTCACCCGACATGAACGTGATCCTCAAGGGCGGAGTTGCAGCCACTGTGATCTTCCTCAGCGCCACCACGACTGGAGCCTTGCACTGGTTCGTGAGCCCCTACATACACAAGCTGAGGTGGCGGCAGGGTTCAGACAGTTTTGACGCAGAGATCATGTCGTGGCTGGCTACACCCCTGAAGAAGACGATCAAGTTTGCTGACATCAGGCCTGCGGAGACGAACCGGCCTTTCGTCACCTTCAAGGCCAATGAGAGCTTCTACTTCGTAGACGCCGATCACTTCCAGAACAAGGCCTTGCTGGAGAGGCTCACGCCCAAGCACCCTCACGAGTCCGCATTCAAGAACTTATGA